AATCCTCCAGTTTTGTACAAGCTTTTGAGCTGCTTTCCAACCCATAATCTAAAAAGGCTGAAAATCTCAACCCCCTTCTTCTAATggagagttttagggttttggcttgttttggGTGTTCTCTGAAACTGTTTTACTCTCTCTGTAAACAACTCTCAAAGCGAAGGATTTTATTGAGACTGAGACACCCCTTAATCTATTTTGGGCTGTAAATATTAACTGCTCATGCTTCTGCCACGTGTTTATAATTATTTTCTCGCCTACCTCAAAAATAAATTGCTCAGATTTATAAATTTATgccttaattttattttttccccTGTCCTCCTGATAATAAGAAAAAGATGAGATTTTGTTGGAATTTTCTTCAAATTATCTTTGTTTTCTTACATTGCTTCCACTTCCCAGCCAGAGCAATCAGgtaaatattttagggtttaaataTTACTGATTTTGTATTGATAGATCAAATTTACATTATGAATTCACTTCCCACACACAAAAAGTTTGGATTTTTGTTAGTGTGGGTTAATCAATTTCAGCTTACTTTGATCTTAATGTGAGTGGGTCTTTCAATTATGGTGTTGTAGGAGTGATATAGGGCTTCCAGAGAGGAAAATTTGCAGAAATACAGTTCAAGGAAGATATTTGCTTTCAGATGATAATGGTATTGAAAAATACACCCAGTTTAATGGTTCCTTTGCACTATTGATAAAAATGCTAACTTTTGGGGATTCTATAGAGCTTTGATTGGAATATAACATTGTATTGTAGGCCATGTATGTGACGCATTATCGGTAGATCAGTGGTCTCGTTGTTGCCCTGGATCAGGAGAGAAATACTCTTGTCAGTGAGTTTTTCTTGTATACCCCAAGTTTATAAACTCTATAATTTGAATACGCATTTTGTAGGAAAAGTTTTGAATAATTTGTTGTTCTCTTGTTTTCAGAGGATGCAATATTGTCTCGCAGTGCTGCAATACATATGAGTATTGTGTTTCGTGTTGTTTAAATCCTGCTCGGGTACTTTTTTCTGAATACGATATCATTTGGAATTTTTGTATAGGTGTAATGTGAGAAACCATTTACCATGTTCGGTTGTTTATTTGCAGACACAACAAGAGCTGGCGCTGCAAGTAAAGATAGCTAAGCCAGTTTCTGCAGGTGATTGTTTTCATTTGCATTTGTGAAGCTTGGAGTAATACACTTGACATTCTGCATTCTTTTACCATTAGGGATACATATGCCAGGGTGTGCAAccttatttgtgtgaacttttaccaAATAAAGTTTTGATGGTATATATTCTCTTTTGCAGGGACGTATGCAAGTGTGTTTGACTTCTGTGCTGGGAGGTGTCGGCATAGCTCTGAAAGCGTGGTTCGTAATCATTTCATAGGTCCTTTTTCGATGAGCCTTCTAATGTCCTccaactaggaaacagaaaattaTAGCAATGTTGTTATATATGCAAGTAACAGTTTTATTCTTTCTAGTTAGAGCTTATAACTTAGATATGGTCGTGTTACTTAACATGGGCTTTCACTAGTAAGATGCTTAGATTGAACCTCACCCACCACAGTTCAGTTCCCTGTGACTTATGAAATGTATTTGGCAGATTGAAATCTTGATTTACAGGATATTAGAAGACTAGGATTAGCTTGATTTATAAATCTCAGACACTCATAATTTGTGTTTGGATGCATATGATAATGCCTGCCTACTATACAGTAGTTGTAGGCTTGTAGCATGAATTTCACCAATCAAGTATTTAAATTTATTATTTACGTAATCTAATTGTTCTTTTAAAGTTCTTGATGTTGGCAATGGCATAATCCTGTGActgttggaagaaaaaaaaaattgctttgtCGAGGCCCTGATCCTGCAAAATGAAAATATTTGTTGTTTGGTCAACATTTCACATGTAAAAACTGCTATATGATGATAAATGCTGAATTGTCAGGTTCACGAGAATGCTTATGTTAGTGATTTCCATCACTGCTTTTCTCTGCGTTCAAATTCTTCTGGTGAGTCAACACATGATCTCTTCATGTCTCTCTCACTTTCCCGCCCAACTCTATACCTCCATCTGCCCGATTTGAAGTAACTCATACAGCTTTGGGGATTTCTTGTCATCATTTCTAGGGACTTTGGACGGTCATTCGGAAGCAAGGTTAAACGGAATCAACGTTGTCATCGGAAGGTAAGGATTCTTGTAGTCGTTTAATTTTTGCGGTTGGAATATCTATGATATGAGGATTATCTGCTTTTTCTGTTATATATTTGACATGTGTATGACATGCATTACAGGCAAGGGGAGACCTGCAATTCTGTCTGCAAGTCAAAGGGGCTATCATGTGTTCCGAGCAAGCTCTTGGTGCTGAATAAATGTGAAATGTAAGGTTTATAAATTTTGTGCACATTACTTTTCTAACAAACATCTTTCTCGGAAAAAATTTTGGATTGAAATTTATTATAAACCATACTTAGCACTTCAGTTTCTCCTCCAGTTACATTAAATACATTTCCTATTCCCCTAATTTTCTACTCTTTTGATGTTCTTGTTTTACTCTCTACTAAACAGCATCCAGAAATATATGAAGTGCAAGGGATCTTGCTTGGCTAGCATGGGATCAGATCAACCTGCAGAAGTAGCAGAGGACGCCCCTAGACATTTGGTAAAATTTGTCCTCCATTCTCGTTTGTATTATCATTGTATCAAGCATCGCTTCAAAAATGGAAAGTTCTCGACAAACAACAtttcattagaaaaaaaaaacagcttCAGTAAGATTTGTTGCTCTTAGCTCTTAATATGGAAGTGAAGGGTATCTTATAGGATTTGCAATCTGTTTATCAAGAAAAGGAAATTGGGACAGGGTTGCACTATGCTCCTAAGTGAAACCATATGGCTGTCAGATAATTTCATCATAAGGAACTTGAGGTCGTCTGACATGCACATGGAAGCTAAAGTGCAGCCCATCCCATCGAAATATATCTCTGGATTGTGCTCAGAAGTAGAATTTTTCATCTGTTCTCATTCCAACACTACGCTAAAGAACTTGTGCGAGTAGCACTGCTGCACCACTTATTTTTCCATGAATTATCGCGGTACCAACTATGAGTTATCTTGGTGTACAGAATCCAGGAGCGTGTCTATTCACTAGAACTCAAAGCATGCTTTCTTGTGATGGTTCACATCGACATACGAGGAGACTTTGCCCTTGTGCTTGAGGAGGCTTTCCCCTGTGCATAATTCATCGACATTGATCGGTAAGATTTTGTTTTTAAAGTTAAGAATCCTTTCTATTTAGTCCACAAATTCTTCAGAATATTCTATATTGCCAGTTAACAACTGGTCCTTCACTTGCTGTTGAATGAAAGAGATATATCATTAGTAACCGTTGTTTCTCAAACTTTTACCCGTTGATGTTCAGGAACCTCTATAGGGAAGCTAGAAAGGCCATCTCATTGATCAGCCAGCTGCAGTTTGACCAATCCAATGAAACAGCTTCGTATTTGGTCACTCACTGGCACAAAAACGGTCAGTCACTAAGCACTCCGCACACATAACGCCACAAGGTTTTATGTATTCTTTCAGTAAATATTATTTAAGTTTGCATAATTGTTGTAGAAATAGAAGGAAATTTTCCCATTGTAAACAATCCACCACATTGTAATTCAATCATTTCATTATATAACTTTGAAAAATCCAAAATCAAGTGAAAATACAGATCCCATGTTTACTTACCCTTTCTCCTCAAGTGTATTGAACTATATTACAACATTGATAACTTATCCACAGTTCTTTTGCTCTCTAAACACAAGCCTTTCAGATCagtcaaggaaagaaaaagttgcGAAACAGAATCTAGAGTAGAAGAAAACTAAATTATAGATTAAGCATAATTTATAATTCACATAAAACTCTAAACCAACTATCAATTTAAAATGAATAATCTGTGCTGAACAGTTTCTTGCTAAATGGTTTGGAAATAATTCTGTCAGATTCTCCGCTTTGTTCTTCTCCGTCGCTCATTTCACCATCTGCAGTTTCAAAAGCTGGATGATTGAAGATGTATTTAAGTAGCTGAGTTCCTCGTAAAGCATTCGTTAATGGCAGGTGACCTGCAGGTGTGTCATCATTCAACTCCCATATGAATTCCATAGGAAATGCTCTATAATTATACTGTTCTATCTCAGTATCAAGCTTTTTCATCCACCCAACTTTCCTGAAAAAATTACTGAAATCCTCATCTTGTTTTTGCCATATTTTCTTCTGAACACTGTACCCAAATTTCTCATCACTATACTGCCTCCACAGCTTATCCATTGTCAAAAGATCCTCTACCGGAATAAACTGAACTTCCGAGAAAAACACATACCCACGCTTCTCAGCTTGTTCACCAGCCAATACAATAATCAGACGGCGGGTTTCTTCATCTGCCTGACGAAAGTTCTGTTCAGCTAGATGCTTTTCCAGAAGCTCAAATACCGGATTCCCCGAGGTTGTCGTCGGTGGGTCTGTAGTTTGGTCTGCAGTTGTGGCAGGGGAAGATGAAGTGGTTGAAAAAACAGTGAAATGTGTAGGAGATAGTTTGTAAGAAAGAGATATGGTTGTATTAGCAGTGGTGATCGGTTTGAGGAAAAGCGAAAActgcagtgaagaagaagatgaatgggTATTATCTGAATAATGGTGATGGTTTTGCCTGAGAAGAGAATGGTGGTGGAGAGATTGAAGTGAAGTGGTTGCCATTGCTGTTGCTAGATAGAACAACAGACTGAGAGATGAACTTGCAGAGTTGCAGGCTAGAGAGGAAGAGGATGCAAGGTCTGGTTTTGGTTGTGAAAGTCTGAGAGAGATAAGAAATGAGTGAAAGAGAAGGGAATTAATGAAATCGAAATGAGATAGAGGGAAAGGATTTCATTGGCTCAATCTGGGTGAGCCTATCTCTCACTCGCTCTCCCTATTGTCATTGTTTTGTTTCGCTGGATTCAGTACTTCTTGGAGTTTGGTTACTGATGAAGTCCTTGAAGCCTCATGTCTGCCACGTGTCATAAACCCACAGAATCAATCAGACTGTGAGATGAGGTTGGGGGTTTTGCCACTTGACAGACATGTCTTTGTGATTCTGTGAAGTACACATAACACTTGGAGGTAGGTAATTGGATTTGGAAGTTTATGGATGGGTTGATTTTGGATTTTGAGTTTTGAGAAAGAATATGCTTGGTGATTCAATCAAGATCTTAAATTTagaaatttttgttttgtttggatTGAATGGAGGGTAGTGATAAATTGGTGCGTCACAATTGATGATTGCGGGAGTATTGAAAATATTTTCATCTAAGTAACTAAAATACGGGGAGTTGCTTTTTCTTACTCTATATTATGGTGGAGATTAAAGAAATGATTAAGAGGATTTTTAATAATACTCGATTACTCCAAGATTCGGATGTTTGGTGTACTTTAAGTACCACTagttagattttttatttattcatcTGCAGAGGATTTGACTGCCACTGCACCAAAAAATTTACACCGGGAGATGATAGACAgccatagaaaaataaaatctcaaCTTAAATATAAAGCATGCATGATTATCTAAATAATTACCGGAGTTAAGTGATACCGAACTCTCCGTCTAGCTCACCGGGTCGCTCTACTCAATATCGTGGACGCAGTAGATTTTTTGGAAAAGTAttattttcactttttcattttagtctaaaaataggtcaaactgaaaaagtgaaagtaacattTTTCCAGAAACGAAAGTAGTATATTATTAGCTGTCAGTGTTGTAGTGAGGCTTTCCCGCACCTAGGGGCCGTGAGAGATGACTTAAAGCAGAGCCGGGCCTGATAGGCAAGCAAGGAAAGCCCTACTTGCACGCAACAAAAGCCCAGGGGCAACAAAAAAGCCATGTTTGATATGGGTGTTTTCATTAACAAAGAAAAAGATGGACTGGATTATTAGTTACATAAATTCGTAGGGTTGAAAAGGAAATATGTAAACACTTCAACTCTGAGAGAAACGTGTTTAAGCTTCACCTCTTCAGGCTCCAGCCTCCTCTTTTTTCTTCCCCCACAGCGTATACTAATCTCCGAATGGTCACCATCAGTAGGCAGTAATGTGgattaatctcttgataattggTGGGTTTCTCTAATTCCTAGTAATTATGATGATGTCAATGTTTAATTTCTAGAATTTGGTGTTGACCTTGATGGAGGCCAGGTGTGATTGTGTGAATTAATTAAACTCTTTCTGATAGATTAATATCGgaaacaattgaagattttctattaGTTGAAttgctaaaaataaaataaaaaattatagggGCAAAAAAAAGGTCAGTCCATTTCGGGGCAAATTTTTTCCAGGAACTACCCTGCTTAAAGGCTGTCCCACTTCAAAATATTTAGCTCAACGTTTACTGCAATTGTCTCATGCATTCAACCCAACATTTGGATGTCATGAGACCGCATCAAGACTGCATAACTACTTTCTTTAAAAATCTTTTTAAGGCAATGCCAACTGTGCCAGAGGACGATAATTAGACTTTAATGGCTTTACCCACCTCACGAGGAAATTTGGGGGTGATAATAAATATGAAACTAAATAAATCGCCGAGACCTAATGGTTTCCCGATGTCTTTTTTCAAACACAATTGGCCCTTGATTGGTGATCAACTTATGGGCTTAATTAAGGATCTTTAGGTAACATAAAAATTAAACCCTGAACTAAACAAAACTTTTATGTTCTTAATTCCTAAATGCAAAGAACCAAAATATGCTTCTGATTTTAGATCAATTGGTATTTGTAACACACTCTACAAAGTAATATCTAAATTGTTAGCTAATAATGAAAGGTTTACTTAATAAGTTAATTTCCTCGTATCAGTCGACATTTCTTTCCAACAGACAAGTTTCTGATAAAATAATAGTAGCACATGAGTTAATTTATGCAATGAATCATAGGAAAACTAAAGAAAAGGGTTTAGGAGTAAAATTggacatgtcgaaagctttcgacagaatAAGTTGGGACTTTTTAACAACTGCAATTGAAAAATTGGGTAAAGACTGATGTACTTTAATTAGCCAACGCATCTCAACTGCATCAATTGCAGTTCTGCTAAATGACAATGCAGGTGAATTTTTCAAACCTACGAGAGGCTTAAGACAGGGGATCCATTGTCCCCCTATCTGTTCCTTATATGTATGGAGGTCTTTTCAATATTTTTAATATCTAAAGAAAACTCAAAAGAAATTCAAGGATTAAAAATAAGCATGAATAatactccaatttctcatcttttctttgttgatgatttcctGATCTTCACAAAGGCTAACCTACAAAGCTGCAAAAACTTGTTGAATGCTCTTCATGAGTTTAGTATGGTATCATGACAAATGGTAAAATATTGAAAAGTCGAGAattttctttagtaaaaaaatcCATCATAGGCTGGAAAAAATGATGTCCAAACtgctaaaaataaagaaaatagacatcaaggACTCCTATCTAGGAGTTCCTTTCGTTTATTGATAAGTCTAAGCTGAAAACTTTTGACTTCATTATGAGCAGAATGGAAGCAAGGATAAAAGGTTGGAAAATCTAGATTCTTAGCCAACCAAGTAAACTGATTCTTAACAAACCAGTCCTTTCTGGCATGTCAGTCTACCAAATGAGATGTTTTAAGCTCCCTAAAAAAATTACTGCTAAAATAAACTCTATCCAAAGTGCATTTTGGTGGGGAAAATATTCTAATGATAAAGGGCATTACATTAAATCCTGGAAACTTATGTGTAAACCAATCTCAAAGGGAGGTTTGGGTTTTAAAGTTGTTGAAAAAATGAATCAGGCAATGTTCTCAGGACCTAATTTTTAATAGGTTAAgatgctcaaaaaaaaaaaaaattggctttaGAAAAAGTTATGAAATCCTTTTGGATGTGGAACTGTATTGTTCAGGGGGGGAAATTAATTCATAAGAACACTTGTTGGGAGGTTGGGGATAGACAATCTATAAATATATGGACTGGCCAATGGGATACCAGATTTAGAAATTACTCTAGATCAAATTTGTTCCGAAAGGAGATCTCAGTTAACACTTGTATAAGATCTGATTAATCCAGATACTAATAGGTGGAAACACGAAATCATCATTTGCTTCTTTTCCTCATATTTATTGCTCAATCTATACTGAATATAAAATTGTTTGTGGATATGAATGATACCTTAGATCAGGATAAACCTAGATGGAAGCTCACTAGGAATGACACTTTTACAGTTAGATCTTTGTATGATAGACTATGTGGTAAACATGAAGGAAATAATGCTACAGAGATATTCAGGAAAAAATTCTAGAAGACTCGGATATCTCaaagaattaatttttttttatggaaatgtATGAGTGATGCCTTTCCTGTAACAGAAATTCTTAGTCGACATATGCATGATGTAGATTATAAGTATATTttctataaagataaaacaaaaaaaaaatttcatcatcttttgtTTGATTGTTGTATGCTAAGTCAATATGGATGAAACCACCTTTTGCTGGTGAAGGTCCATCTATAACTGTAAGAACTtctttaattgaatattataattggTGGCAATTGCAGGGAGACAAGGTAATATAAATTAATGCTACAAAATGTTGTTTTATTTGGAAATAGAGGTGTAATAGGatttttgagaagaaaaatgCTTCTTCTTTACAAACCTCTATTATAATTCAGAGACACTTAAAATTCTGGAGTTGTAATGAAAGAAACTTGATAACAACTAATGCTTGTCCTACAATAAAGAAACAACAGAATATTCCTTGGAAATGCCCTGAACATCACTACTTTAAATTAAATTATGATGCTTCTTGGATTTCAGAGACAGTCTTTGCTGGTTTTGGACTAATTTTGAGAGATGATACATGTAGTGGAAGAGAAGCTAAGCCGGGTGTATTCTTtactgcaagtgcagaaaaagcAGAAGTTGTAGCTCTCTTGCATTAAGCAAAATGGGCCAAAAATGAAGGTTTGGCACATTTCTGGATGGAAGGAGATTGTGGAAGGATTGTGGGATTTATCAAAGGAAAGACAACAATGATGGATTGGAGGAATCAAATTCTAGTCAAGGAGGCAATTCAAATCTTAGCCGAATGCAACAACTTTTTGGGGTTCAAATTTGTTCACATATCTGGTAATTATGTGGAAGATAAGCTGGCGGTGGAGGCaagaaaatcttttattttcaacTGTTGGGCGGAAGATTTACCAGTCTTCTTAGATATGTTTATTTGATTAGATAAGTTAAGTAATCAGGAAGAAGCTAATAGTACTACCAATATATTGTTGTCTCAAATTCAGAACGGGGCATGTCTAGTATTGATAGTATGACATTaatctttcttttgttttctgtctGGTTTCAGTATGCAATtcctttttctcaaaaaaaaagaaaaaaagactgcataactACACCTGGATGTTGGAGATGCCAAATGTTACACTACTTGCTATGAAAAAAACTTATGCAAATTTCTAGTCAGTATGCCATATAAGAGGAGGACAAAAAGAGTAAATTAAAGCATGCAGAATAGTGAGTCCTTTTCTTGCACATAATTTTCTTTGAGAAAAACCTTCGCTCGATCTAGCATTTTGGactctaaacaaataaaaaaataataaaatgaattGCATAATATTTTGAAAAGCAAAGTGATAGAAGGAACTGTAAAGGGAGAAAACATTATGatttacaaattttattttttaagttttaataaaaaatattgttcATTAAATAAAAAGAATTGCATAATATATACCCATGAGGTGTTAAATCTCAAGTTAAACATAAAGCATGCAATAATTAAAAACCTTTAAAATCAAATTCCATGTAACTAAAAATTGTTGAATACTTCGTGTTAATAACAAATAACCATTCAGGAGTTACCAgtactttcactttttccattCACAATTCTTTATTTTGATCGCGAAGTAAACTTAGTGGTAAGAAATCCAATATtgttgaaataaaaaaaataaatgtcaATGCAGTAAACCGTTCGAGTTAAAGGGATAAAACTTCAACTTTCATAGGATAGGTGTTACTTGATTTTCCACTAAAGAATTGAATTTCAAGTCACTATAATTCAAACTCACTCCATCCCGAACGCTCTGACATTGAATTCCATCCTTAACCCTTTCTAAACTCTGCCCATAACTCACCGATCCGTTCCATTCCATATTATTGATGCAATCAAATTTTAGAACTTTGGCTTCATCATTCTTGGGGTCGTATAAATGTTTTGTGTATTGAGAAAATAGTAAAATCTCGCCGGTTGTAAAAGGACATGCCAACTTCAAGGAATCAATATCGATAAATGTGTATGCTGTCAAACTGAATTGTAAACTAGGTTTACTATCCCACTTTGCAGTCATAAGCATGAGCCTGGGTTTTTCTTTAGTAGTACGGTTAAGGTgatcccttataagtatagggttaTAAAATAATGTACGCCATAGTTTGCATACGTACCTGCAACTTACGATTGATTTCACTGGTAACCTTAAAAAGATATCTACATGAATCTCCTCTGGTAGACCCGGCATCTTCTACTCCTGTTTCCTTTTCTTATTCCTAGGGTTTCCATATGGTACGAGTTGATGTATAGTGCATAGGGTTTGATAGATTCTTATTATGTTTTCGTTCTTTCATGTTAGGGCTTATCCGGGTCCGACATCGTCCTTTCCAGTTCATTTTATGTCCAAGCAAGGGGGTATGTATAGTAAGGCATAATACATTATTATACTAGGTACCACCTCGGCCTCTTCGTTTGATTTGTGTTGTATGGCCTTTTTGTTTGTTTAGCATGTAGGTTTTgtttagataaaacaaattaacttCATATATAGTTTTTAATTTTTCCCCTTTGGTAAGTTTTGTTTAgataaataaaattaaacatCTCGACTTTTAATTTTTCTGGTATGGTGTATGAAGATTAGTACATTTGTGTAAAATATAACACTGGACTCCATAAAAataagaacatatatatagagTTTTACTTGGAAAAGTAGTGGTTAGTTTTAATACATTTGGGTAACAGAAACACATGTAAATAATatgataaacaaatatttatCTGAAAATATTCATAGTATTCATAAGATTTCAACATCTTTTGTTATGTGTGTACAAGTTAAGGCCTGTTTGGTACAATTTTCAAAAAAAACTTTCAAAAATCATTTTCTAATGTTTTTTAAAACATATCACTTTGTGTTGTTTTCATTTTCCATTAGATTTAAAAATGGTTTTTGATGTGAAACCTTAAAAACtgttttggaaaatatattttctAAGAATAAAACTTAGCTATAATAACCAACAACAGTTTATACTTGCTAACTCCATCAAATACTTCAAAACTGATTATAGATTATGTATAATTAGTGGATCTAATGCAAGATGATTTTATTTATAACTGTTAATTTTTAATATACTTTCATTCACTTTACCAAACAGTTCATGTGCATTAAAAATCTTCCATTTATTTGACCAGAAAGGTGATTGTTATAATATTATGATCGTAACGTCTCTtaaaaatctcacaaaataattaaactcataATCAATTTGACTTAATTCTCAACAACAATTGATCAATATGGTGTAGGCAATGATTATGGGTTTAATTCCCTTATCAGTTTCATCCTCTTAT
This genomic stretch from Papaver somniferum cultivar HN1 chromosome 5, ASM357369v1, whole genome shotgun sequence harbors:
- the LOC113284119 gene encoding uncharacterized protein LOC113284119, with amino-acid sequence MRFCWNFLQIIFVFLHCFHFPARAIRSDIGLPERKICRNTVQGRYLLSDDNGHVCDALSVDQWSRCCPGSGEKYSCQGCNIVSQCCNTYEYCVSCCLNPARTQQELALQVKIAKPVSAGTYASVFDFCAGRCRHSSESVVHENAYVSDFHHCFSLRSNSSGTLDGHSEARLNGINVVIGRQGETCNSVCKSKGLSCVPSKLLVLNKCEIIQKYMKCKGSCLASMGSDQPAEVAEDAPRHLNPGACLFTRTQSMLSCDGSHRHTRRLCPCA
- the LOC113284120 gene encoding tetrapyrrole-binding protein, chloroplastic-like, producing MATTSLQSLHHHSLLRQNHHHYSDNTHSSSSSLQFSLFLKPITTANTTISLSYKLSPTHFTVFSTTSSSPATTADQTTDPPTTTSGNPVFELLEKHLAEQNFRQADEETRRLIIVLAGEQAEKRGYVFFSEVQFIPVEDLLTMDKLWRQYSDEKFGYSVQKKIWQKQDEDFSNFFRKVGWMKKLDTEIEQYNYRAFPMEFIWELNDDTPAGHLPLTNALRGTQLLKYIFNHPAFETADGEMSDGEEQSGESDRIISKPFSKKLFSTDYSF